The Streptomyces sp. Mut1 genome window below encodes:
- the mfd gene encoding transcription-repair coupling factor, whose protein sequence is MSLHGLLDVVVRDPALDEAVKAAGDGHRMHIDLVGPPAARPFTVAALARDTGRTVLAVTATGREAEDLAAALRTMLPPDTIAEFPSWETLPHERLSPRSDTVGRRLAVLRRLAHPRADDPETGPVSVVVAPIRSVLQPQVKGLADLEPVSLRTGQNADLGEIVEALAAAAYARVELVEKRGEFAVRGGILDVFPPTEEHPLRVEFWGDDVEEIRYFKIADQRSLEVAEHGLWAPPCRELLLTDQVRERAAALAEAHPELGELLDKIAQGIAVEGMESLAPVLVDDMELLLDVLPGGSMAVVCDPERVRTRAADLVATSQEFLQASWAASAGGGEAPIDVGAASLRGIAEVRDRARELDMMWWSISPFAADAELDADTLSLGMQAPEAYRGDTARAFADTKGRLADGWRTVYVTEGQGLASRTVEMLGGEGIAARLDPDLGEISPSVVHVSCGAIDHGFVHAGLKLAVLTETDLTGQRTATKDLGRMPVRRRKTIDPLTLEAGDYIVHEQHGVGRYIEMVQRTVQGATREYLLVEYAPAKRGQPGDRLYIPTDQLEQVTKYVGGEAPTLHRLGGADWTKTKARAKKAVKEIAADLIKLYSARMAAPGHTFAPDTPWQRELEDAFPYVETPDQLTTIAEVKEDMEKSVPMDRLICGDVGYGKTEIAVRAAFKAVQDGKQVAVLVPTTLLVQQHYGTFTERYSQFPVNVRALSRFQSESESKATLEGLREGSVDLVIGTHRLFSSETKFKDLGLVIVDEEQRFGVEHKEQLKKLRANVDVLTMSATPIPRTLEMAVTGIREMSTITTPPEERHPVLTFVGPYEEKQIGAAIRRELLREGQAFYIHNRVESIDRAAARLREIVPEARIATAHGQMSEQALEQVVVDFWEKKFDVLVSTTIVESGIDISNANTLIVERGDNFGLSQLHQLRGRVGRGRDRGYAYFLYPPEKPLTETAHERLATIAQHTEMGAGMYVAMKDLEIRGAGNLLGGEQSGHIAGVGFDLYVRMVGEAVADYRASLEGGVEEEPPLEVKIELPVDAHVPHDYAPGERLRLQAYRAIASASSEDDIKAVREELTDRYGKLPEPVENLLLVAGLRMLARACGVGDIVLQGPNIRFAPVELRESQELRLKRLYPKTVIKPALHQILVPRPTTGKIGGKPVVGRELLAWTGEFLTTILGS, encoded by the coding sequence ATGAGCCTGCACGGTCTGCTGGATGTCGTCGTACGTGATCCGGCGCTCGACGAAGCGGTGAAGGCCGCCGGTGACGGCCACCGGATGCACATCGACCTGGTGGGCCCGCCGGCCGCGCGGCCCTTCACCGTGGCCGCGCTGGCCCGGGACACGGGCAGGACCGTGCTCGCCGTCACCGCGACCGGGCGGGAGGCGGAGGACCTGGCCGCCGCGCTGCGCACCATGCTGCCGCCGGACACGATCGCGGAGTTCCCGTCCTGGGAGACCCTGCCGCACGAGCGCCTCTCGCCCCGCTCCGACACCGTGGGCCGCCGGCTGGCCGTGCTGCGGCGCCTGGCGCACCCCCGGGCCGACGACCCGGAGACCGGGCCCGTCTCGGTCGTCGTCGCGCCGATCCGTTCGGTGCTCCAGCCGCAGGTCAAGGGGCTCGCCGACCTGGAGCCCGTATCGCTGCGGACCGGGCAGAACGCCGACCTCGGCGAGATCGTCGAGGCGCTGGCGGCAGCCGCGTACGCTCGGGTCGAACTGGTCGAGAAGCGCGGCGAGTTCGCCGTGCGCGGCGGCATCCTGGACGTGTTCCCGCCGACCGAGGAGCATCCGCTGCGGGTGGAGTTCTGGGGCGACGACGTCGAGGAGATCCGCTACTTCAAGATCGCCGACCAGCGGTCGCTCGAAGTCGCCGAGCACGGTCTGTGGGCGCCGCCCTGCCGTGAGCTGCTGCTGACCGACCAGGTGCGCGAGCGGGCCGCCGCGCTCGCCGAGGCCCACCCCGAGCTGGGCGAACTCCTCGACAAGATCGCCCAGGGCATCGCGGTCGAGGGCATGGAGTCCCTGGCCCCGGTCCTCGTGGACGACATGGAGCTGCTGCTCGACGTGCTGCCCGGGGGCTCGATGGCCGTGGTGTGCGACCCGGAGCGGGTCCGCACCCGGGCCGCGGACCTGGTCGCCACCAGTCAGGAGTTCCTCCAGGCGTCCTGGGCGGCGTCGGCGGGCGGCGGCGAGGCCCCGATCGACGTCGGCGCGGCCTCGCTGCGCGGCATCGCGGAGGTCCGTGACCGGGCCCGTGAGCTGGACATGATGTGGTGGTCGATCTCTCCGTTCGCCGCCGACGCGGAGCTGGACGCGGACACGCTGTCGCTCGGGATGCAGGCCCCCGAGGCGTACCGGGGGGACACCGCGCGGGCCTTCGCCGACACCAAGGGGCGGCTGGCCGACGGCTGGCGCACGGTGTACGTCACCGAGGGCCAGGGGCTCGCCTCCCGTACCGTCGAGATGCTGGGCGGCGAGGGGATCGCGGCCCGGCTCGACCCGGACCTCGGCGAGATCTCCCCGTCCGTCGTGCACGTCTCCTGCGGGGCCATCGACCACGGCTTCGTCCACGCCGGACTGAAGCTCGCCGTCCTCACCGAGACCGACCTCACCGGACAGCGCACCGCCACCAAGGACCTGGGCCGGATGCCGGTCCGGCGCCGCAAGACCATCGACCCGCTGACGCTGGAGGCGGGCGACTACATCGTCCACGAGCAGCACGGCGTGGGCCGCTACATCGAGATGGTGCAGCGCACGGTCCAGGGCGCCACCCGCGAGTACCTGCTCGTCGAATACGCCCCCGCCAAGCGCGGTCAGCCCGGCGACCGGCTGTACATCCCCACCGACCAGCTGGAACAGGTCACCAAGTACGTCGGCGGCGAGGCCCCGACCCTGCACCGGCTCGGCGGCGCGGACTGGACCAAGACGAAGGCGCGCGCCAAGAAGGCGGTCAAGGAGATCGCCGCCGACCTGATCAAGCTGTACTCGGCCCGGATGGCGGCCCCCGGCCACACCTTCGCCCCGGACACGCCCTGGCAGCGCGAGCTGGAGGACGCCTTCCCGTACGTGGAGACGCCCGACCAGCTCACGACGATCGCCGAGGTCAAGGAGGACATGGAGAAGTCGGTCCCGATGGACCGGCTGATCTGCGGAGACGTCGGCTACGGCAAGACGGAGATCGCGGTCCGGGCGGCGTTCAAGGCGGTCCAGGACGGGAAGCAGGTCGCCGTCCTCGTCCCCACCACGCTCCTGGTCCAGCAGCACTACGGCACGTTCACCGAGCGCTATTCCCAGTTCCCCGTCAACGTACGCGCGCTGAGCCGCTTCCAGTCGGAGTCCGAGTCCAAGGCGACCCTCGAAGGGCTCCGGGAGGGCTCGGTCGACCTGGTCATCGGCACCCACCGGCTCTTCTCCTCGGAGACGAAGTTCAAGGACCTGGGCCTGGTCATCGTGGACGAGGAGCAGCGCTTCGGCGTCGAGCACAAGGAGCAGCTGAAGAAGCTCCGCGCCAACGTGGACGTCCTGACCATGTCCGCGACGCCCATCCCCCGTACGCTCGAAATGGCGGTGACCGGCATCCGCGAGATGTCGACCATCACCACCCCGCCGGAGGAGCGCCACCCGGTCCTCACCTTCGTCGGCCCGTACGAGGAGAAGCAGATCGGCGCCGCCATCCGGCGTGAACTGCTGCGCGAGGGCCAGGCGTTCTACATCCACAACCGGGTCGAGTCGATCGACCGCGCCGCCGCCCGCCTCCGCGAGATCGTCCCGGAGGCCCGGATCGCGACGGCCCACGGCCAGATGTCCGAACAGGCCCTGGAGCAGGTGGTGGTGGACTTCTGGGAGAAGAAGTTCGACGTGCTGGTCTCCACGACGATCGTGGAATCCGGCATCGACATCTCCAACGCCAACACCCTGATCGTGGAGCGCGGCGACAACTTCGGCCTCTCCCAGCTCCACCAGCTGCGCGGCCGCGTCGGCCGTGGCCGCGACCGCGGCTACGCCTACTTCCTCTACCCCCCGGAGAAGCCGCTCACCGAGACCGCCCACGAACGCCTGGCCACCATCGCCCAGCACACCGAGATGGGCGCGGGCATGTACGTGGCCATGAAGGACCTGGAGATCCGGGGCGCGGGCAACCTGCTGGGCGGCGAGCAGTCCGGCCACATCGCGGGCGTCGGCTTCGACCTGTACGTACGCATGGTGGGCGAGGCGGTCGCGGACTACCGGGCGTCCCTGGAGGGCGGTGTGGAGGAGGAGCCGCCGCTGGAGGTCAAGATCGAGCTCCCGGTCGACGCGCACGTCCCGCACGACTACGCCCCCGGCGAGCGGCTGCGCCTCCAGGCGTACCGGGCCATCGCCTCGGCCTCCTCGGAGGACGACATCAAGGCGGTCCGCGAGGAGCTGACCGACCGCTACGGCAAGCTCCCGGAGCCGGTCGAGAACCTGCTCCTGGTGGCCGGCCTGCGGATGCTGGCCCGCGCCTGCGGGGTCGGCGACATCGTGCTCCAGGGTCCGAACATCCGGTTCGCGCCGGTGGAGCTGCGCGAGTCGCAGGAGCTGCGGCTCAAGCGTCTGTACCCCAAGACGGTCATCAAGCCGGCCCTCCACCAGATCCTGGTCCCGCGCCCGACGACGGGCAAGATCGGCGGCAAGCCGGTCGTGGGGCGTGAACTCCTGGCGTGGACGGGGGAGTTCCTGACGACGATCCTGGGGTCGTAA